CGCGATGTGCAAGTGGCCACGGTCGAGATAGAGACCCAGGGGCTGCCGCAGACGCTGACCGGCCTGCTGGCGGCGCAACCCGCCGATGCGCCGCTGTTGCGCCTGGCCCGGGAGCGCGACGCCAGTGTGTGCACCACTTATGGCCAGATGCTCGGGTTCTGCCAGCCGGGCGGCGACGGTGACCTGCGGCGGCTGGCGGTGCAGGCCGGCGAGGTGGTCGCCTACCTGGCGCCCCCTGGAGGCAGCGCGGTGGCGGCCACGGCCTTCCTGTCCATCGCCTCGCAGACCTGTGCCGTCCCGCTGACCCCGACCATGAGCGAGGCCGACACCCTGCTGGCGCTCGAGCAGTACGGAGTCAAGCACATGGTGCTGTTCGAGGAGGTCGCCGCCGCCGGGGTGCGGGCCGCCTTCGACCGCTATGCCGGCAGCGGGCAAGCCCGGCTGCATCGTGCGCAGCAGATCGGGGCCGGCTCGCCAGGGCTGTTCCGCTACCTGGAGTCGGTGCCGGGCTTCCGGGACCTGCCGGCCCTGGTCAACCCGCCGACTGCGCACTGCCTGTTGCTGCGCACCTCGGGCAGCACCTCGGTGCCCAAGGTGGTGCCGCTGCGCCAGCGGGACCTGGTCTGGAACGCCGCCGTCCTGGCCGATGGCATCGGCATCGGTGCCCGCGATGTGACGTACAGCGTCATGCCCCTGGACCATATCGGCGGGCTCAGCGCGTCGCTGCTCTGCAGCGTCGCGGCGGGGGCGTCCGTTACCTGCGAGGGGCTGTACGACCCGCAGGGGATGGTGCAGGCGCTCATGCATTCCAATCCCCGGCCTACCTGGTATTCGGCGGTGCCGACCATCCACAACGCCACGCTCCGTTATCTCCAGGAACACTCGGCCACCTACCTGGACCGCCAGGGTCGCTGGCACGACCACGGCCTGCGGGTGATCCGCTCCGGTGCCGCGGCGCTCAAGGAGCCCGATCGCCTGGTGCTGGAGAAGGTCTTCGGCTGTGAGGTGGTCGCAACCTACAGCATGTCCGAGCAGATGCCGATTTCCCAACCACCCCGCAACGCCGGGGCGTGGCAGCACCGCCAGGGCTCGGTCGGCGTGCCCGTCACGGCCTCCCTGGCGGTGGTCGACCCGGTCACCCTGCGGCCTCTGCCGTTCGGCGAGGCGGGCGAGATCGCGATTTCGGGGCCGACGGTGTTTACCGGCTACCTACACGACCCGACCGCCAACCGGCAGTCGCGCTTCCTGTTGCCATCGCCGGCGGACGGCCAGCTGCGGGACTGGTTCCTGAGCGGCGACCTGGGCGAGATCGACGCCAGCGGCTCGCTGGTGTTGCGCGGACGCCTCAAGGAACTGATCAAGCGCGGCGGCGAACAGGTGTCCCCCTTCGAGGTGGAAAACCTCCTGGTGCAACATCCCTGGGTGGAGACGGCGGTGTGCTTTCCGGTGCCGTCCGAGCTGTATGGCGAGGAGGTCGGCTGCGCGCTGGTCCTGGCGCCGGCTGTCGCGGGGCAGGTGACCCAGCAGCAGGCGGTCAGGGAAATCCGCGGGTTTCTGCGGGAGAAGGGCCTGGCCGCTTTCAAGTACCCGGCGTGGCTGAAGCTGGTCGCCGACGACGACTTGCCCAAGACCGCCAGCCGCAAGTACATCCGCAATGGGCTGGCGCAGGTCCTGGGCATGACCGCGGCGCATGCCGAGCCAGACTCGATCCCGGCGCCTGCCGCGGTATCGCGTACACAGCCGGCGGCGGCCGCGCAAGCGCTGCGCGACGCCCCCAGGGTGGATTGGTCGACCCTGGCCGGATTGCGCTTCCTGCTCGCCTGCTACGTGATGTTCATGCACATCGGTTCGGACGAGTCGTGGGGTGCCGTTGCCAACCTGCGCCAGTTCCCCTGGCATGTGCATGCGTTCTTCGTCGTCGCGGGGTTCTCGCTGGCGGTCTTCATGCCCGCGCTGATCACGCGCAAGGCGGCGTTCTTCTGGTCCCGGGTGTCGGCGATGTATCCGCTTTACGCCTTGGCCCTGTTGTTGGCCTTGATCAATCTGTTGCCTGGTTGCCAGCCCTCGACCTTCTCGGTGGTGTTTCACTGGAATGCGCTGCCGCAGGACATGGGGCGGCTGTTTTGCGAAGGCACGCCGCTGCTGCAGGATTCGTGGCTGGCCAACCTGTTCTCGACAGTGGCGATCCATCTGGCGGGGCTGTCGGCCACGCCGCTGTGGGGCGCTTCCTGGTTCATGGGGTTCTACCTGTGGTTCATCTCGATGTACTTTCAGTGCCTGGTGGTGTTCCCGGTCCTGTACAACGCGCTGTACAAGAGCCGCGGCAACACCCGGCGCCTGCTGGTGCTGACCGCCGCGGGCCTGGCGCTGAACGGGCTGATACTGCTGGGCTTCTGGTACGGCTATGCGGCGGATGCGACTGGCTACGGTTTCTTCGACCCGCTGAGCGGCGACAGACTGATCCCCAGCGCCAGCCAGATGGCCATGGCGGACAAGGACAACGCCGTGATGCTCGGCTTCTACCTGTTCGCCCCGTTCTGGATGGTGTATTTCGTCGCGGGCATGTGCGCAGCGTTCCTGTATGACGCCATCCGGCCTGCGGAACAGGCGCGTGCCTATCGCTGGGGGTATGTGGCCGACGCCATCACGCTGATCGTCATCGCGCTCAGCGTGGCCCATGTGCTGCAGGGCTATATCCCGCATGGAGCCGGCATCGCCCAGGCTTCCCTCGAGACGTTTTTCCTGCGCCCCGAGGCGGCCGACAACTTTGCCGATCCCGGCATCGTCAACCGGATCTGGGACGAAATAAACTCGCGGCTGTTCGCGCCCATCACGCTGCTCTGGGTGTTCGCCCTGAGTACCGGGCAGGGCGTGACCGCGAGGCTGCTGCGGCTCGAGCCCATCTCGCAGACGCTGGCGCCCACCGCCTATGCGTGCTTCCTGTTCCACCAGGTCGTGGGCCAGTGGTACTACGCCGTCACCCGGCACGGCGAGTGGTGGAACTGGTGGAGCTATCGCAAGGACTTCTACTGGTTCAGCCCGCAGCCGGTGCCGGTGGAATGGTACGAGTACTTCTATGTGGTCGGCCTGGTGGTGATCTTCGGCAAGCTGGTGCAACCTCTGGACCCTGTTATCCGGCGTGTGGTCGGCCTGGGGCTGGCATCGCTGAAAAAGGCCGGGGTGGCCGCGGAGCAAGATACCCTGGGCGCGATATTGCAGCTCGTCGAGCGCAGTACCGGGATGGCGGCGCAGCCTGAGTGGAGCCTTGAGGAGTGTGGCCTGGCGTCGCTCGGCGTAGTCCAGTTCACCAACACGCTGCGGGCGCAGTTCTCCACGGCCAACCGCAAGATCACGCTGTCGGTGCCGGACATCATGGCCGCGCGGGATATCCGCGCGATCGCCTTGATCGTGGACGCCGCCAGAGACGCGGCGCCGCAACCGCAGGAGCCGGTGCTGCAGGCGACCTGAGGCGGGTTCGAGCACCGGTAACCGGCCCGGCCTTCATCGCGAAGGCCGGGCCCTGGCCTTTATCGCAAAGGGGGAATGCATGCGGGAAATAACCAGTCTGGTGAAGGAGGCGCTGCGCCAAGGCAGGCCACTGCCATTCTCGGCGTACCTGTCGTTGAAGGAGCAGCGCATTCTCAATGCGCCCATTGCCAAGCCGCTGCTGATCCTTGTCCTGGCGGGGGTCAAGAAGCTGGGGCGCGAGGATGAGATCGTCTGCCCTGCGGGCAGCTTTCTGTTTCTACCGAATACCGCGTCCATCGACATGCGCAATATCCCGGGCGAGGAATACTTCGCGGTGCTGATCGAATTCGATCTTGCCGACTTCGACTCGTTCAGGCACACCCGGAGCGGCGAGGGCAGGCATTTTCAGGGGCCGATCGAGGGCGCCCTGGCGAAGATGCTCAAGCAGTTCGTCGAGTGGTCGCTCTTTGCTCCCAGGGAGCTGTGGCGCCTGCGCCGCCAAGAGCTCCTGCAGCTGTTGTATCTGTCCGGGTATACCGAGGTGAGCCGCCTGGTCGGGCATCCCGCGCTCGGCCATCAGTTGCATGAAATCATCAGCGAAAATATCGCCGAGGACTGGCGTGTCGAGCGCCTGGTCGAAAAGCTCGCGGTCAGCGAGTCCACCCTGCGCCGCAAATTGAAGGCCGAAGGCAGCAGCCTGCGCTCCGTGCTCGACAGGGCCAGGCTGGGCCATGGCCTGTTCCTGGTGCAGACGACCCTGGAGCCGATCGGACGCATTGCCGAGCGTTGCGGCTACCAGTCGCAATCGCGCTTTACCGACAAGTTCAAGCAGCAGTTCGGCATCACCCCCAGCGAGCTGCGCAAAACCCGCCTGTCCGATTAGGGCGCCCGCCCGCCTGCCCATTGCCGCCCGGGGGCAGGGCCGCCACCTCCCTCCCACCTGTGCGGGTCGCCGCGCTGCGGCGCCATGCGGGCGCTGCTTGCCATTCATCGCGATCCCCCGTTTGTGAATGAAGCTTTTGTGACAAAAGTTCGGTAGCACTTCGCCAGTCCCGTCATGCAGATGTGACGCGCTTGAGGGGGCCTTCTGGCCGCTTTTCTGAGCCGAGGCGGGACGCCGGGAGTGAGGTTATGGGGACTATGGAACGCTACGCGAAAGTGGGCATGCAGGAGCTGGACCAGCGGCTGTCGAAGATCGTCGAGGCCGCGCGCAAGAAGCCGGTATCGGTCTATCGCTACGGCGCGCCGTGGGTCTGGATCGTTTCCCAGGATGACTGGCAGGGCGCCTTGAAGGAGCTGTCCAGCTACATCCCGCCGGGCCATTCGCTGGTGTTGCTGCGTCCGCAGATCGATGCCTTGCTCGACCAGCACCGCGACGTTCTCCAGAGCCTGGACGGCGAGCCCGGCATGCTCATCGCGCCGCGCACGGTGATGCACATCCTGCTGTTGCAGCTGCTGTATTCGGTGCCCGGCGAGCAGCAGCTGTACGAGCAGCTCAATTACAACCTGCTGTTCCGCTGGTTCGTCGGCCTGGACCTGAACCAGAAGGTCTGGAACCTCGGCGTCCTGAGCCGGGACATCGCCACGCTGCTGGGCGATGCGCGGGCGGTGCAACTGATCCAGAAAATCATCGGTGAAGTGTTCTGTGGCGCCTTGCTGCACATGCCCGAGTTCTCCCTGAACTTCGCGCTGCTGCACAGCTGGCTGGCCAAGCACGCCACGACATCGACCTTGAGCAATTGATCCGGCCAAACGCCGTACAGACGGCGACGGCGGCGGCGACGCGGTTCGACATTCTTGGAAATCTAGGGGGCGGTGTGGAGCATCTGTTCAAGAGAGGGCGGCCGGGGCCGACCAGGCGCTGGCTGCCGGTGTGCGGCTGGCTGGCGCTGGCCGCGGCGAGCCTGCCGGCGTCGGCCGAGGAGGGCGGCCCGGCGGACGGCGAGCCGGTGCCCGGCAGCGCAACGGCTGCGCGGTTGGTGGACGTGAACGAGTATTTCGTGCGCGGCAATACCGTGCTCGATGCCCGGGCGATCGAAGAAGCGGTGTATCCCTACCTCGGCCCGCAAAAAGCCCTGAGCGATATCGAAGGCGCCCGCGACGCCTTGCAGAAGGTCTACCAGGCGCGTGGCTATCAGTCGGTGTTCGTCGAGCTGCCCGAGCAGAAGGTCGAGGACGGCATCGTCTACCTGCAGGTCAGCGAGACCAAGGTTGGCCGGGTGCGGGTGGTCGGCGCCAAGCATTATTCGCCGGTGGAGATCCGCGACGAGGTGCCGGCGCTCAAGGAAGGCGAAGTGCCGGACTTCGCCAAGGTCCAGGGCCAGCTGGCGGGCCTGAACAAGACGCCCGGGCGCCAGGTCATGCCCCTGGTGCGCGAGGGCCAGCGTCCCGGCACCATGGACGTCGACCTGCAGGTGGAGGACCAGAACCCCTGGCAGGCCAGCATCGGCCTGAACAACGACTACAGCGCCGACACCAAGCACCTGCGGGCGGTGACCAGCCTGGGCTACAACAACCTGTGGCAACTGGGCCACAGCATTTCCCTGACCTACTTCACCGCGCCCGAGGACCAGGACAACGCCAAGGTCTGGTCCGGTTCCTACACCGCGCCGCTGAACGAGCGCTGGAGCCTGCAGTTCGCCGGCTACCAGTCCGACAGCGACGTCGCCACCATCGGCGGCAGCAATGTGCTGGGCAAGGGCCATTCCTACGGCCTGTCGCTGATCTACAGCCTGCCGGCGAGCGGCAGCTGGGCCAACTCGTTCTCGTTCGGGGTGGACTTCAAGGACTTCGAGGAAGAGCTGAGCCTGGGCGGCGAACGCAACAAGGTGCCGCTCAAGTACGCGCCGTTCACCTTCGCCTACAACGGCTTCCGCTACACCGAGACCTCCCAGCTGGGCCTGGGCCTGAGCCTGGTGGCCGGCACCCGCAGCCTGTTCGGCTACAGCAGTTCGGATGAAGACTTCGACAACAAGCGCTACCGCGCCAACCCCAGTTTCGCCGTGCTCAAGGGCGACGCGAGTTACACCTACACCTTCGCCAACGACTGGCAGAGCGCGTCCAAGGCGGCGTTCCAGCTGGCCTCGGGGCCGCTGGTGTCCAACGAGCAGTTCTCCGCCGGCGGCGCCACCTCGGTGCGCGGTTACCTGGCGGCCGAGCGCACCAGCGACGACGGCTTGCTGTTTTCCCAGGAACTGCGCACGCCGTCCCTGGCCAGGTTCCTCGGCGGCTACGTCAACGAATGGCGCTTCTACGCCTTCGCCGAAGGCGCCCGCATGTCCCTGCGCGACGAGCTTCCCGACCAGGAGGCCGACTACAGCCTGGCCAGCGTCGGCCTGGGCACCCGCGCCAGCTTGAGCAAATGGCTTTCCGGCAGCCTGGACTGGGGTTACCCGCTGCTTGACGGACCGAACACCCAGAAACAGGACTCGCGCCTGCACTTCAGCGTGCAGGCGACGTTTTGATCTCTCACGGAGTAACTTTCATGCAGCGCTTACTGATTTCCCTGTTGATCTGCCTGGGCTTCGTGCTCCCGGCGACCGCCCAGGCGTGGTGGCAGGATGACTGGCACTACCGCAAGCAGATCTCGATCGACACCACGCCCCAAGGCGCGGCCATCAACCAGGCCCTGGGTCGCACCGCGCTGCTGGTGCGCCTGCACACCGGCAATTTCAGTTTCGACGGGGTCAAGGAAGACGGCTCCGACCTGCGTTTCGTCAGCGCCGACGACAAGACCGTGTTCAACCACCAGATCGAAAGCTTCGACCCGCTGATGGGCATGGCCCTGGTCTGGGTCGACGTGCCGAACGTGGAGGGCGGCCAGCGCCAGGATATCTGGATGTACTACGGCAACCAGAAAGCCCCGGCCAGCGCCAACGGCCAGCTGACCTTCGACCCGAACTACATCGGCCTCTATCACTTCGACGGCGCCAACGGCACGCCGGCCAAGGACACCACGGCCTACGGCAACCATGCGCAGAACGCCACCGGCGCGAGCATCGACGGGGTGATCGGCCGGGCCTTGCAGTTCAACGGCCAGCCGCTGCTGTTGCCGGCCAGCCCATCGCTGCAGCACAACGCCGACGGCGCCTTCACCTTCAGTGCCTGGCTGCGCCTGGACCAGGCCAGCGGCGAGCAAGTGGTCCTGGCCCGGCGTGAGGGCACCAGCAGCCTGCTGGTCGGGGTCAACCAGGGCGTGCCCTTCGTCGAGGTCGACGGCCAGCGCGGGGTGTCCAGCCAGCCGCTGAACCCGGGGCAATGGCAGCACCTGGCGTTGACCGCCCAGGGCAGCCAGCTGGCGCTGTTCGTCAACGGCCGCGAAAGCGCTCGCTTGGCCGTGGCGCTGCCGGCGTTCAACTCGCCTCTGGCGATCGGTGCCGACCTGCCGCCGGCGGCGGGGGCTGCCGCCAGCGCGTTCTTGCCGTTCAACGGGGCGCTGGACGAGTTGCGCCTGTCCAAGGTGGCCCGGCCCGCGGGCCTGCTGCTGGCCGATGCCGCGGCCCAGGGCGCCGAGTCGAAACTGGTGGTGTACGGCGTCGACGAAGAACAGTCGGGCTTCGGTTTCGGCAGCCTGGGTTTCTTGCTCAAGGCGGTGCCGCTGGACGCCTGGGTGATCATCGCGGTGCTGGTGCTGATGATGGTCCAGTCGTGGATCATCATGTATCGCAAGAACCGCGCGCTCGGCCGCGTCAGCGAGGCCAACCAGGCCTTTCGCGAGCAGTTCGCGCGGGTCGGCACGCGCCTGGAAATGTTCGCCGACGACGCCGAGCTGGGCCAGCTGCTGCGGCACTCCTCGCTGTGGCGCCTGTACCAGGTGGCGGTTCAGGAAATCCGCACCCGTCGCGCCCAGGGCGCCGACACCTCGTCGGTCTCGGCGGCGACCATCGAAGCCATCCGCTGCTCCATGGACGGCGTGCGCACCCGCGAGAACCAGCAACTCGGTTCGAAGCTCTCGACCCTGTCCAACGCCATCGCCGGCGGCCCCTACATCGGCCTGCTGGGCACGGTGCTGGGGATCATGGTGGTGTTCCTCGGCACGGCGATGGCCGGCGACGTCAACATCAACGCCATCGCCCCGGGCATGGCCGCGGCGCTGCTGGCCACCGCCATGGGCCTGTTCGTCGCGA
This portion of the Pseudomonas sp. MRSN 12121 genome encodes:
- a CDS encoding AMP-binding protein, translating into MIKDAPASRFRILALHGRGSNNDVTRMQLKNLGLNESEYDIFYLNGPLPSHRPGPGIEEFEDLIAGPWYSWLPTDDGEPAQALADALCDAVLHVLSVLEKEGPFDGIFGFSQGGVIASLVDGLPADAALMAALQKRTGRLISPRRENGALFRATLIACAGASLSLSELRSRAGLGPVPAPSPQSRSIHLIGREDDYKPWSESLALSAAARAVFYLDGGHAIEPVPRNDSAIRDLFRHYLKGTANASERSLALPEPLWQRSSVLSSRAIARDVQVATVEIETQGLPQTLTGLLAAQPADAPLLRLARERDASVCTTYGQMLGFCQPGGDGDLRRLAVQAGEVVAYLAPPGGSAVAATAFLSIASQTCAVPLTPTMSEADTLLALEQYGVKHMVLFEEVAAAGVRAAFDRYAGSGQARLHRAQQIGAGSPGLFRYLESVPGFRDLPALVNPPTAHCLLLRTSGSTSVPKVVPLRQRDLVWNAAVLADGIGIGARDVTYSVMPLDHIGGLSASLLCSVAAGASVTCEGLYDPQGMVQALMHSNPRPTWYSAVPTIHNATLRYLQEHSATYLDRQGRWHDHGLRVIRSGAAALKEPDRLVLEKVFGCEVVATYSMSEQMPISQPPRNAGAWQHRQGSVGVPVTASLAVVDPVTLRPLPFGEAGEIAISGPTVFTGYLHDPTANRQSRFLLPSPADGQLRDWFLSGDLGEIDASGSLVLRGRLKELIKRGGEQVSPFEVENLLVQHPWVETAVCFPVPSELYGEEVGCALVLAPAVAGQVTQQQAVREIRGFLREKGLAAFKYPAWLKLVADDDLPKTASRKYIRNGLAQVLGMTAAHAEPDSIPAPAAVSRTQPAAAAQALRDAPRVDWSTLAGLRFLLACYVMFMHIGSDESWGAVANLRQFPWHVHAFFVVAGFSLAVFMPALITRKAAFFWSRVSAMYPLYALALLLALINLLPGCQPSTFSVVFHWNALPQDMGRLFCEGTPLLQDSWLANLFSTVAIHLAGLSATPLWGASWFMGFYLWFISMYFQCLVVFPVLYNALYKSRGNTRRLLVLTAAGLALNGLILLGFWYGYAADATGYGFFDPLSGDRLIPSASQMAMADKDNAVMLGFYLFAPFWMVYFVAGMCAAFLYDAIRPAEQARAYRWGYVADAITLIVIALSVAHVLQGYIPHGAGIAQASLETFFLRPEAADNFADPGIVNRIWDEINSRLFAPITLLWVFALSTGQGVTARLLRLEPISQTLAPTAYACFLFHQVVGQWYYAVTRHGEWWNWWSYRKDFYWFSPQPVPVEWYEYFYVVGLVVIFGKLVQPLDPVIRRVVGLGLASLKKAGVAAEQDTLGAILQLVERSTGMAAQPEWSLEECGLASLGVVQFTNTLRAQFSTANRKITLSVPDIMAARDIRAIALIVDAARDAAPQPQEPVLQAT
- a CDS encoding helix-turn-helix transcriptional regulator produces the protein MREITSLVKEALRQGRPLPFSAYLSLKEQRILNAPIAKPLLILVLAGVKKLGREDEIVCPAGSFLFLPNTASIDMRNIPGEEYFAVLIEFDLADFDSFRHTRSGEGRHFQGPIEGALAKMLKQFVEWSLFAPRELWRLRRQELLQLLYLSGYTEVSRLVGHPALGHQLHEIISENIAEDWRVERLVEKLAVSESTLRRKLKAEGSSLRSVLDRARLGHGLFLVQTTLEPIGRIAERCGYQSQSRFTDKFKQQFGITPSELRKTRLSD
- a CDS encoding transposase — translated: MERYAKVGMQELDQRLSKIVEAARKKPVSVYRYGAPWVWIVSQDDWQGALKELSSYIPPGHSLVLLRPQIDALLDQHRDVLQSLDGEPGMLIAPRTVMHILLLQLLYSVPGEQQLYEQLNYNLLFRWFVGLDLNQKVWNLGVLSRDIATLLGDARAVQLIQKIIGEVFCGALLHMPEFSLNFALLHSWLAKHATTSTLSN
- a CDS encoding ShlB/FhaC/HecB family hemolysin secretion/activation protein, with product MEHLFKRGRPGPTRRWLPVCGWLALAAASLPASAEEGGPADGEPVPGSATAARLVDVNEYFVRGNTVLDARAIEEAVYPYLGPQKALSDIEGARDALQKVYQARGYQSVFVELPEQKVEDGIVYLQVSETKVGRVRVVGAKHYSPVEIRDEVPALKEGEVPDFAKVQGQLAGLNKTPGRQVMPLVREGQRPGTMDVDLQVEDQNPWQASIGLNNDYSADTKHLRAVTSLGYNNLWQLGHSISLTYFTAPEDQDNAKVWSGSYTAPLNERWSLQFAGYQSDSDVATIGGSNVLGKGHSYGLSLIYSLPASGSWANSFSFGVDFKDFEEELSLGGERNKVPLKYAPFTFAYNGFRYTETSQLGLGLSLVAGTRSLFGYSSSDEDFDNKRYRANPSFAVLKGDASYTYTFANDWQSASKAAFQLASGPLVSNEQFSAGGATSVRGYLAAERTSDDGLLFSQELRTPSLARFLGGYVNEWRFYAFAEGARMSLRDELPDQEADYSLASVGLGTRASLSKWLSGSLDWGYPLLDGPNTQKQDSRLHFSVQATF
- a CDS encoding DUF2341 domain-containing protein, which encodes MQRLLISLLICLGFVLPATAQAWWQDDWHYRKQISIDTTPQGAAINQALGRTALLVRLHTGNFSFDGVKEDGSDLRFVSADDKTVFNHQIESFDPLMGMALVWVDVPNVEGGQRQDIWMYYGNQKAPASANGQLTFDPNYIGLYHFDGANGTPAKDTTAYGNHAQNATGASIDGVIGRALQFNGQPLLLPASPSLQHNADGAFTFSAWLRLDQASGEQVVLARREGTSSLLVGVNQGVPFVEVDGQRGVSSQPLNPGQWQHLALTAQGSQLALFVNGRESARLAVALPAFNSPLAIGADLPPAAGAAASAFLPFNGALDELRLSKVARPAGLLLADAAAQGAESKLVVYGVDEEQSGFGFGSLGFLLKAVPLDAWVIIAVLVLMMVQSWIIMYRKNRALGRVSEANQAFREQFARVGTRLEMFADDAELGQLLRHSSLWRLYQVAVQEIRTRRAQGADTSSVSAATIEAIRCSMDGVRTRENQQLGSKLSTLSNAIAGGPYIGLLGTVLGIMVVFLGTAMAGDVNINAIAPGMAAALLATAMGLFVAIPALFGYNRLVTRNKEVSADMRVFVDEFITRLAELHGASQSSEAAPARMHNASVPA